A DNA window from Paraclostridium bifermentans contains the following coding sequences:
- a CDS encoding polysaccharide deacetylase family protein — protein sequence MKRKIKPIFLSVSTVVLLLFLLFVTFDKIIATSSEQNNIDIKLLESDTMTLTDLMMKASSVNNRGPKPKPEKVAYITIDDGPSKYTDGILSILDSNNVKATFFMIEGNMKQHPEQLKRIAQEGHSMGFHSVSHDISVLYKTPENTVNEFDKCQDTLNKIAKVNSNLIRLPYGSKPYAPEESYNALVDDGFKIWDWNLDTEDWKGTPQTIVNNVNKYSDQHSEVVLLMHEKEQSVKALQGIINQLKEKGYTIMPIEESDMPKNFWEQNLRN from the coding sequence ATGAAAAGAAAAATAAAACCTATTTTTTTAAGTGTATCTACAGTTGTATTACTTTTGTTTTTATTATTTGTTACATTTGATAAAATAATTGCTACATCAAGTGAACAAAATAATATAGATATAAAATTGCTAGAAAGTGATACGATGACATTAACTGACCTCATGATGAAAGCAAGTAGTGTAAATAATAGAGGACCGAAGCCAAAACCTGAGAAGGTTGCTTATATAACAATTGATGATGGGCCATCTAAATATACTGATGGAATACTATCTATTCTAGATAGCAATAACGTTAAAGCCACGTTCTTTATGATAGAAGGTAATATGAAACAACATCCAGAACAATTAAAAAGAATCGCTCAAGAGGGACACTCTATGGGATTTCACAGTGTAAGTCACGACATATCTGTACTATATAAAACTCCTGAAAATACTGTTAATGAATTTGATAAGTGCCAAGACACATTAAATAAAATTGCTAAAGTAAACTCAAACTTAATAAGATTGCCTTATGGTAGTAAACCTTATGCTCCAGAAGAATCATACAATGCATTAGTTGATGATGGATTTAAAATCTGGGATTGGAATTTGGATACGGAAGATTGGAAGGGAACTCCACAAACTATAGTAAATAATGTAAATAAATATTCGGATCAACATAGTGAAGTTGTACTTTTAATGCATGAAAAGGAACAAAGTGTTAAAGCTCTTCAAGGTATAATAAATCAATTAAAAGAAAAAGGATATACAATAATGCCAATAGAAGAAAGTGATATGCCTAAAAACTTTTGGGAACAAAATTTACGTAACTGA
- a CDS encoding valine--tRNA ligase, translating to MENTNLPKTYNPKDFESRLYSKWVEEGLFKSKPNPNKKPFTIMLPPPNITGQLHMGHALDHTLQDILIRWKRMDGYEALWQPGTDHASIATEVKVVERIKEQEGKTKYEIGREEFLKRAMDWRNEFGRKIVDQMKQLGDSCDWERERFTMDQGCNEAVTEFFVKLYEKGQIYKGNRIINWCPDCKTTLSDAEVEHEEHDGKFYHIKYPIAGSDEFLEIATTRPETMLGDTGIAVNPEDERYTHLVGKHAILPLVGRELIIVADDYVDLEFGTGAVKMTPAHDPNDFEVGQRHNLEKINVMNEDGTMNKLAGKYEGMDRYECRKQLIADLEEAGYLIAIKDHNHNVGSCYRCKTVVEPRLSDQWFVKMDELAKPAIDILKKQDLEFVPDKFDKTYLQWLENIRDWCISRQLWWGHQIPAYYCQECGEVVVAKEMPKQCKCGHTHFKQDEDVLDTWFSSALWPFSTLGWPNKTEELNYYYPTSVLVTGYDIIFFWVVRMAFAGMFCMGETPFEHVLIHGLVRDSEGRKMSKSLGNGIDPLEVIDMYGADALRFMLATGNSPGNDMRFYMERVESSRNFANKLWNASRFVFMNIDEEIMDGVTRESVEKNMTLADKWIISRANNVVKEVTDNMDKFDLGIAAQKIYDFAWSEYCDWYIEIVKPRLYSDDKEAKQTALYTLTYVLEKILKLLHPYMPFITEEIYTHLPTVEGSIVVAQFPHYDEADNMAKEEEMMNLTMDGIRNIRNVRAEMNVPPSKKAKVIIVPTADKKEAMEAGLDYFVTLASASTVEIVEDETNIPEDAVSVVIDGVKIFIPLDELVDFTKELDRLNKEKAKLEGEIKRVNGKLSNQGFLAKAPESLVNEEKAKKEKFEEMMKSVIERIENIEAKMK from the coding sequence ATGGAAAATACAAACTTACCAAAAACGTATAATCCAAAAGACTTTGAATCAAGATTATATTCAAAGTGGGTAGAAGAAGGTTTATTCAAATCTAAGCCAAACCCAAATAAAAAGCCATTTACTATAATGCTTCCCCCACCAAACATAACGGGGCAATTACACATGGGGCATGCTCTTGACCATACATTACAAGATATACTTATAAGATGGAAGAGAATGGACGGTTATGAAGCTTTATGGCAACCAGGAACAGACCATGCATCTATAGCAACAGAAGTTAAAGTTGTTGAGAGAATAAAAGAACAAGAAGGAAAAACTAAGTACGAAATAGGAAGAGAAGAGTTCTTAAAAAGAGCTATGGACTGGAGAAATGAATTTGGTAGAAAGATAGTAGACCAAATGAAACAATTAGGAGATTCATGTGACTGGGAAAGAGAAAGATTTACAATGGACCAAGGTTGTAATGAAGCAGTTACAGAATTCTTTGTAAAGTTATATGAAAAAGGTCAAATTTACAAAGGAAATAGAATAATAAACTGGTGTCCAGATTGTAAAACTACATTATCTGATGCAGAAGTTGAGCATGAAGAACATGATGGAAAGTTCTATCATATAAAATACCCAATAGCAGGTAGTGATGAATTTTTAGAAATAGCTACAACTAGACCAGAGACAATGCTTGGAGATACAGGTATAGCTGTAAATCCAGAAGATGAAAGATACACTCATTTAGTAGGAAAGCATGCTATACTTCCACTAGTAGGAAGAGAACTTATTATAGTTGCAGATGATTACGTTGATTTAGAGTTTGGTACAGGTGCAGTTAAAATGACTCCAGCACATGACCCTAATGACTTTGAAGTAGGTCAAAGACATAATCTTGAAAAAATAAACGTAATGAACGAAGATGGAACTATGAATAAATTAGCTGGTAAGTACGAAGGTATGGACAGATATGAGTGTAGAAAGCAACTTATAGCTGACTTAGAAGAAGCTGGATACTTAATAGCTATAAAAGATCATAATCACAATGTAGGATCTTGTTACAGATGTAAAACTGTAGTTGAGCCAAGATTATCAGATCAATGGTTCGTTAAAATGGATGAATTAGCAAAACCTGCTATAGACATATTAAAGAAACAAGATTTAGAATTTGTTCCAGATAAATTTGATAAAACTTACCTACAATGGTTAGAAAATATAAGAGACTGGTGTATATCAAGACAGTTATGGTGGGGACATCAAATACCAGCATACTACTGTCAAGAATGTGGTGAGGTAGTAGTTGCTAAAGAAATGCCAAAACAATGTAAATGTGGACATACTCACTTCAAGCAAGATGAAGATGTATTAGATACATGGTTCTCATCTGCATTATGGCCTTTCTCAACATTAGGATGGCCTAATAAAACAGAAGAGCTAAACTATTACTATCCAACAAGTGTACTTGTAACTGGATACGATATAATATTCTTCTGGGTTGTAAGAATGGCATTTGCAGGAATGTTCTGTATGGGAGAAACTCCATTTGAACATGTATTAATACATGGACTTGTAAGAGACTCAGAAGGTAGAAAAATGAGTAAATCTCTAGGAAACGGAATAGACCCATTAGAAGTAATAGACATGTACGGAGCTGATGCTTTAAGATTCATGTTAGCTACAGGAAACTCTCCAGGAAATGATATGAGATTCTATATGGAAAGAGTTGAATCATCTAGAAACTTTGCTAATAAGTTATGGAATGCATCTAGATTCGTATTTATGAACATAGATGAAGAAATAATGGATGGTGTTACTAGAGAATCAGTAGAAAAAAATATGACTTTAGCTGATAAATGGATAATTTCAAGAGCTAATAATGTTGTTAAAGAAGTTACTGATAACATGGATAAGTTTGACTTAGGAATAGCAGCTCAGAAGATATATGACTTTGCTTGGTCAGAGTACTGTGACTGGTATATAGAAATAGTTAAGCCAAGATTATACTCAGATGATAAAGAAGCTAAGCAAACAGCATTATATACATTAACATATGTATTAGAAAAAATATTAAAACTTCTTCATCCATACATGCCATTTATAACTGAAGAGATATATACTCACCTTCCAACTGTAGAAGGAAGTATAGTTGTAGCTCAGTTCCCTCATTACGATGAAGCTGACAATATGGCTAAAGAAGAAGAAATGATGAACTTAACTATGGATGGTATAAGAAACATAAGAAACGTAAGAGCTGAAATGAACGTACCACCATCAAAGAAAGCTAAAGTTATAATAGTTCCAACAGCTGATAAAAAAGAAGCTATGGAAGCTGGACTTGATTACTTTGTAACATTAGCATCTGCATCTACAGTTGAAATAGTTGAAGATGAAACTAATATACCAGAAGACGCTGTAAGTGTTGTTATAGATGGTGTAAAAATATTTATACCTCTTGATGAATTAGTTGACTTCACTAAAGAACTAGATAGATTAAATAAAGAAAAAGCTAAATTAGAAGGTGAAATAAAGAGAGTAAACGGAAAACTTTCTAATCAAGGATTCTTAGCTAAAGCTCCAGAAAGCTTAGTTAATGAAGAAAAAGCTAAAAAAGAAAAATTTGAAGAAATGATGAAATCAGTTATTGAAAGAATAGAAAATATAGAAGCTAAAATGAAGTAG
- a CDS encoding PH domain-containing protein → MAGNLFGRMAADTLGLSDIGKIISPRDFDKVDGDDYIMHEDGEKIFFVIKSKSDEYVFTNRGLLHVDGANAISKKRTVKRHEFYYERVHSVTLETAGTVDLDIEIKFSFGEEAFSIDVDKKQLEQLKDLYKALVEVGIQQGKNQVAIQDGTKGLDMANNAISRCNLDGNAVNVVKELTNFNLDWMESLRLNYSNKDFTEVFEKYINN, encoded by the coding sequence ATGGCAGGAAATTTATTTGGAAGAATGGCAGCTGATACTTTAGGATTATCGGATATAGGTAAAATAATATCGCCAAGAGATTTTGATAAAGTAGATGGTGATGATTATATAATGCATGAAGATGGAGAAAAAATATTCTTCGTTATAAAATCAAAATCAGATGAATATGTGTTTACAAATAGAGGCCTTTTACATGTAGACGGAGCTAATGCAATTAGTAAAAAAAGAACTGTTAAAAGACATGAATTTTATTATGAAAGGGTACATTCAGTAACTCTAGAAACTGCAGGAACTGTAGATTTAGATATAGAGATAAAATTTAGCTTTGGAGAAGAAGCATTTAGTATAGATGTAGATAAAAAACAATTAGAGCAATTAAAAGATTTATATAAAGCTTTAGTTGAAGTTGGAATACAACAAGGTAAAAACCAAGTTGCTATACAAGATGGAACAAAAGGGCTTGATATGGCAAACAATGCAATTTCAAGATGCAATTTAGATGGAAATGCAGTAAATGTTGTAAAAGAGTTAACTAACTTTAACTTAGATTGGATGGAATCGCTAAGATTAAATTATAGCAATAAAGATTTCACTGAAGTATTTGAAAAATATATAAATAATTAA
- a CDS encoding bifunctional folylpolyglutamate synthase/dihydrofolate synthase, translated as MNYNEALQFIHESHKFGMRLGLDNIKKLLQLLGNPQDNLNIIHVAGTNGKGSTCSFISSILKESGYKVGLYTSPFLETFTERIRVNGENIAEEEVGKIVSLIKEKIEIMVSEGYSYPTEFEIVTAMAFYYYNQEKVDFVALEVGLGGRYDATNVIDKPLVSAITSISLDHTGILGDTLGKIAFEKGGIIKEDCPTIVYPQQEEASEVIKNICAEKKSKYIECNFKNIEIKSSNINSQIYNCNINGKELNDLEIKLIGEHQIKNSIVALNVIEYLNDIKITNISEENIRKGLLETKWPGRIEKISENPMFIIDGAHNEEGAKSLANSIDKYFENKNKILVIGMLEDKDIESVLDLLIPKFNKVITTTPDNPRAIDANKLKEKIERYNIEVTCKPNIKEAVDYALEISNKDDVIISAGSLYMIGNVRTIIVNK; from the coding sequence ATGAATTATAATGAGGCTTTACAGTTTATACACGAAAGTCATAAGTTTGGTATGAGACTAGGATTAGATAATATAAAAAAATTATTACAACTATTAGGAAACCCGCAAGATAATTTAAATATAATACATGTTGCAGGTACTAATGGTAAAGGGTCAACATGTTCTTTCATATCATCTATTTTAAAAGAAAGTGGATATAAAGTAGGATTATATACTTCTCCATTTTTAGAGACATTTACAGAACGAATAAGAGTAAATGGAGAAAATATAGCAGAAGAAGAAGTTGGGAAAATAGTATCTTTAATAAAAGAAAAAATAGAAATAATGGTTAGTGAAGGATATTCTTATCCTACTGAATTTGAAATAGTTACGGCTATGGCATTTTATTATTACAACCAAGAAAAAGTTGACTTTGTTGCTCTAGAAGTTGGGCTTGGAGGTAGATACGATGCAACTAATGTTATCGATAAACCTTTAGTAAGTGCAATAACTTCAATAAGTTTAGATCATACAGGTATACTTGGAGATACATTAGGAAAAATAGCTTTTGAAAAGGGCGGAATTATAAAAGAAGATTGCCCTACTATAGTATATCCACAGCAAGAAGAAGCAAGTGAAGTTATAAAAAATATATGTGCTGAAAAAAAATCTAAATACATAGAATGTAATTTTAAAAATATAGAAATAAAATCATCAAATATTAACTCACAAATATATAATTGTAATATAAATGGAAAAGAATTAAATGATTTAGAAATTAAATTAATAGGAGAACATCAGATAAAAAATTCTATTGTAGCTTTAAATGTTATTGAGTATTTAAATGATATTAAAATTACAAATATATCTGAAGAAAATATTAGAAAAGGTCTATTAGAAACTAAGTGGCCAGGAAGAATAGAAAAAATAAGTGAAAATCCAATGTTTATAATAGATGGAGCACATAATGAAGAAGGTGCTAAATCACTTGCAAATTCTATTGATAAATATTTTGAAAATAAAAATAAAATTTTAGTTATAGGAATGCTTGAAGACAAGGATATAGAATCTGTATTAGATTTATTAATACCGAAATTTAATAAAGTTATAACTACTACTCCTGATAATCCAAGGGCTATAGATGCTAATAAACTTAAAGAAAAAATAGAAAGATATAATATAGAAGTAACTTGCAAACCAAATATAAAAGAAGCTGTTGACTATGCATTAGAAATATCAAATAAAGATGATGTAATAATAAGTGCAGGATCTTTATATATGATAGGGAACGTAAGAACTATAATAGTAAATAAATAA
- a CDS encoding TIGR03905 family TSCPD domain-containing protein, whose protein sequence is MKVSFKPSGVCCKEMVFDIDENNIVTSVDFVGGCPGNLLGLKHLVEGTRADEVAEKLAGITCGGKSTSCPDQLSKALLEQLSK, encoded by the coding sequence ATGAAAGTATCATTTAAACCATCAGGGGTTTGTTGTAAGGAAATGGTGTTTGATATCGATGAAAATAATATAGTTACAAGTGTAGACTTCGTTGGTGGATGTCCTGGTAACTTATTAGGTCTTAAACATCTTGTTGAGGGAACTCGTGCTGATGAAGTTGCAGAGAAATTAGCTGGTATAACTTGTGGAGGAAAATCAACTTCTTGTCCTGATCAATTATCAAAAGCTTTACTTGAACAATTATCAAAATAA
- a CDS encoding YncE family protein produces the protein MKLYTSNYLSQSLSVIDYQTLKLEKEINLGPDIYPHHFCIEKDKNIMYIPSSFDGVLYVLDIGKEKIIDSVSIGGNLSQVSLCKNELFVANEDSNSIYVLDKDNLEPIGVISVDNMPHGFAYDKVDNKLYVPCIDSILCIDIEKKIVERKVDLDYKAWHIKIDKYKDIIYTSTLDGKIIILDKKNLNILDTIGNFLIPVEICVNYKKEHIYIADLGYKAIKILDYKTHKEIGCIKINGNPQGLELSNDSKFLFLTDTFNNSVKIYGTDNNEIIDEIKVGKEPTTIVFV, from the coding sequence TTGAAGCTATATACATCTAATTATTTATCACAGAGTTTAAGTGTAATAGATTATCAGACTCTTAAATTGGAAAAAGAAATAAATTTAGGACCAGACATATATCCTCACCATTTTTGCATAGAAAAAGATAAAAACATAATGTATATACCAAGTTCGTTTGATGGAGTTCTTTATGTTTTAGATATTGGAAAAGAGAAAATAATAGATTCTGTATCTATAGGAGGAAATTTAAGCCAGGTTTCGCTTTGTAAAAATGAACTTTTTGTAGCTAATGAAGATTCGAATAGTATTTATGTATTGGATAAGGATAATCTGGAACCAATAGGGGTTATTAGCGTTGATAATATGCCTCATGGGTTTGCATATGATAAAGTAGATAATAAACTATATGTCCCTTGTATCGATTCTATTTTATGTATAGATATAGAGAAGAAAATAGTTGAACGAAAGGTCGATTTAGATTATAAAGCATGGCATATAAAAATAGATAAATATAAGGATATTATATACACATCTACATTAGATGGTAAGATAATTATTTTAGATAAAAAAAACTTAAATATATTAGATACAATAGGAAATTTTTTAATTCCAGTTGAAATATGCGTAAATTATAAAAAAGAACATATATATATAGCAGATTTAGGCTATAAAGCTATAAAAATATTAGACTATAAAACACATAAAGAAATTGGATGTATAAAGATAAATGGAAATCCTCAAGGGTTAGAACTATCAAATGATAGTAAGTTTTTGTTTTTGACTGATACTTTTAATAATAGTGTTAAGATTTATGGAACGGATAACAATGAGATTATAGATGAAATTAAGGTAGGAAAAGAGCCTACCACCATAGTTTTTGTGTAG
- a CDS encoding DUF4364 family protein, with amino-acid sequence MFENSSEELAYHKLLILYVLEKAKMDLTNSQITQVILETEVMNYFSLQQFLSQLMDAKFLKIYEDSNREYYTLTQKGIETLNYFLSRIPSQITEKLDEYIKLNKENLLADTQVKSSFVKQSDNEYIVNLRVIENQSNLIDLNLNVSSEKQAKLICDNWKKNASYMYAEIIELLITNKK; translated from the coding sequence ATGTTTGAAAACTCATCTGAAGAATTAGCTTACCATAAGTTATTAATCTTATATGTTTTAGAAAAAGCTAAAATGGATTTAACAAATTCTCAAATAACACAAGTTATTCTTGAGACGGAAGTAATGAATTATTTCTCATTACAGCAATTTCTTTCACAACTTATGGATGCCAAATTCTTAAAAATATATGAAGATTCAAATAGAGAGTATTACACTTTAACACAAAAAGGTATTGAGACTCTAAACTACTTCTTATCTAGAATTCCTTCTCAAATTACAGAGAAGCTAGATGAGTATATAAAATTAAATAAAGAAAACTTATTAGCAGATACTCAAGTAAAGTCAAGCTTTGTCAAGCAAAGTGATAATGAATATATAGTAAATCTACGAGTTATTGAAAACCAATCAAACTTAATAGATTTAAATTTAAACGTATCTTCCGAAAAACAAGCAAAATTAATATGCGACAATTGGAAAAAGAATGCATCGTATATGTATGCTGAAATAATAGAACTACTTATTACAAACAAAAAATAG
- a CDS encoding alpha/beta-type small acid-soluble spore protein: protein MSTKKAVPEAKAALNQMKLEIANELGLSNYESVDKGNLTARQNGYVGGYMTKKLVEMAERQMSGK from the coding sequence ATGTCAACTAAAAAAGCCGTTCCAGAAGCTAAAGCAGCATTAAATCAAATGAAGCTAGAAATAGCTAATGAGTTAGGTTTATCTAACTATGAATCAGTAGATAAAGGAAACTTAACTGCTAGACAAAATGGATATGTAGGTGGATACATGACTAAAAAGCTAGTAGAAATGGCAGAAAGACAAATGTCTGGAAAATAA
- a CDS encoding polysaccharide deacetylase family protein, with amino-acid sequence MNKKITEIKSLISSFLFFAFTLTIVFGVVYSVRYIGENMSNEKMPISKVETDDKKISLTFDIASGSSNIETILDTLDKYNVKASFFLVGNWVDENEKIVKEISERGHDIGNHSNSHANMKEISESDLKNELNTTSSKIESITGEKTTMYRPPFGEFDNKSLKVCEDLGYTVVNWDIDSFDWKEIGPNFVTEKVLKGVKPGSIVLFHGDIKNSKQYLEKTISKLKEKYEIVPLSKLMYNEGYEVDSNGIQKLKSN; translated from the coding sequence ATGAATAAGAAAATAACTGAAATTAAATCGTTGATATCTAGTTTCTTGTTTTTTGCTTTTACGCTTACAATTGTATTTGGGGTAGTGTATAGCGTAAGGTACATAGGGGAAAATATGTCAAATGAAAAAATGCCAATAAGTAAAGTAGAAACTGATGATAAAAAAATATCTTTAACTTTTGATATAGCATCTGGATCATCTAATATAGAAACTATATTGGATACTTTAGATAAATATAATGTAAAAGCATCATTTTTTCTAGTTGGAAATTGGGTAGATGAAAATGAAAAAATAGTAAAAGAAATTAGTGAGCGTGGGCACGATATAGGAAACCATTCAAATTCACATGCTAATATGAAAGAGATAAGTGAATCAGACTTGAAAAATGAATTAAATACAACATCATCCAAGATAGAATCTATAACAGGAGAAAAGACAACTATGTATAGACCTCCTTTTGGAGAATTTGATAATAAGAGTTTAAAGGTTTGCGAAGATTTAGGATACACTGTAGTTAATTGGGATATAGATTCATTTGACTGGAAGGAAATAGGGCCTAATTTTGTTACAGAGAAAGTTTTAAAGGGAGTTAAGCCAGGATCTATAGTTTTATTTCATGGAGATATAAAAAATAGTAAACAATACTTAGAAAAAACAATATCAAAGTTAAAAGAAAAATATGAAATAGTTCCGCTATCTAAGTTAATGTATAATGAAGGTTATGAAGTTGATTCAAATGGAATTCAAAAATTAAAAAGTAATTAG
- the prdR gene encoding sigma-54 dependent transcriptional regulator PrdR, producing the protein MFSVPETKIVKDVMGKSFVLVDENITLGQAIDLIVSKNEREVMVDNGNGGIKGIVSLTDICNLSLKRKDYKNELVKNAMSKNLISINKDAKLDECRNIMMRNNIGVLPVLENEKLIGVVNQKHIRDFLYMELEDYGITVKHIIGEIKEGICAINTDGKVVLWNKFMENRYGIKSEEIVGKSMEKYLSGTISARVLRTKTRESGIYKNNDNENDVYGVVDANPIFINSEFVGVVCTEVDITEAQKLSRKLDKANDRLKYLEDEVKNLSKGSFDNILGRSYKLERAKEVAKRVSNTNSSIFIFGESGTGKEVFARAIHDYSERKGPFIPVNCSAIPSELFESEFFGYEAGSFTGANKKGKIGIFELAKHGTVFLDEIADLPLSMQAKLLRVLQEKEVRRIGGEKTIKIDARIISATNKNLQNLVEEDKFREDLYYRLNVVEIDLPPLRERKEDILLLVNKFIKEICEENNREPLKISKEAMDVLQRYTWKGNIRELKNTIENIVVLSTGDIIDKDDIPVYIVESSQHISVDEEYPLDLNKAISKLEVKTIKVALSITNGNKAKAAKILNIPRTTLYYKIEQYDIEVTKNRH; encoded by the coding sequence ATGTTTTCTGTACCAGAAACTAAAATAGTAAAAGATGTTATGGGAAAGAGTTTTGTCTTAGTTGATGAAAATATCACACTAGGACAAGCTATCGACTTGATTGTAAGTAAAAATGAAAGAGAAGTTATGGTTGATAATGGAAACGGCGGCATAAAAGGAATAGTATCATTAACGGATATATGTAATCTATCATTAAAACGTAAAGATTATAAAAATGAGTTAGTTAAAAATGCAATGAGTAAAAATCTAATAAGTATAAATAAAGATGCAAAGTTAGATGAATGCAGAAACATAATGATGAGAAATAACATAGGGGTATTACCAGTACTAGAAAATGAAAAGTTAATAGGGGTCGTAAATCAAAAACATATAAGAGATTTCTTATATATGGAGTTAGAAGATTACGGAATAACTGTTAAGCATATAATAGGTGAAATAAAAGAAGGAATATGTGCTATAAATACAGATGGAAAAGTTGTTCTTTGGAATAAATTTATGGAAAATAGATATGGAATAAAGTCAGAAGAGATTGTTGGTAAATCCATGGAAAAGTATCTTAGTGGAACTATATCAGCTAGAGTTTTAAGAACTAAAACAAGAGAAAGTGGTATATACAAAAATAATGATAATGAAAATGATGTTTATGGAGTAGTTGATGCAAACCCTATATTTATAAATTCGGAATTTGTAGGAGTTGTATGTACAGAAGTAGACATAACGGAGGCTCAAAAGCTTTCAAGAAAGCTTGATAAGGCGAATGATAGATTAAAATACTTAGAGGATGAAGTAAAAAACTTATCAAAAGGAAGTTTTGATAATATATTAGGTAGAAGTTATAAATTAGAAAGAGCTAAGGAAGTGGCTAAAAGGGTTTCGAATACAAATAGTAGTATATTTATATTTGGAGAAAGTGGAACAGGTAAAGAAGTTTTTGCACGTGCTATACATGATTATAGTGAAAGAAAAGGTCCTTTTATACCTGTAAACTGTAGTGCCATACCATCAGAATTATTTGAGAGTGAATTTTTTGGATATGAAGCAGGGTCGTTTACCGGTGCAAATAAAAAAGGCAAAATTGGTATATTTGAACTAGCAAAGCACGGTACTGTATTTTTAGATGAGATAGCAGATTTACCATTAAGCATGCAGGCGAAACTATTAAGAGTATTGCAAGAAAAAGAAGTAAGAAGAATAGGTGGAGAAAAAACTATAAAAATAGACGCTAGAATTATATCTGCAACTAATAAAAATTTACAAAATTTAGTTGAAGAAGATAAGTTTAGAGAAGATTTATATTATAGATTAAATGTAGTAGAAATAGATTTACCACCATTAAGAGAAAGAAAAGAAGATATATTACTTTTAGTTAATAAATTTATAAAAGAGATATGTGAAGAAAATAATCGAGAGCCACTAAAAATAAGTAAAGAAGCTATGGATGTATTACAAAGATATACGTGGAAAGGTAATATAAGAGAATTAAAAAACACGATAGAAAATATAGTAGTGTTATCTACTGGAGATATAATAGATAAAGATGATATACCTGTTTATATAGTTGAATCTAGTCAACATATAAGCGTAGATGAAGAATATCCATTAGACCTTAATAAAGCTATAAGCAAATTAGAAGTAAAAACTATAAAGGTTGCACTAAGCATAACTAATGGAAATAAAGCAAAAGCAGCTAAAATACTTAATATACCAAGAACGACTCTTTATTATAAGATTGAACAGTATGATATAGAAGTGACTAAAAATAGACATTAG